The Aedes aegypti strain LVP_AGWG chromosome 1, AaegL5.0 Primary Assembly, whole genome shotgun sequence sequence tttggaaacatgttccaaacacgtACTGTAAGAACTACAGTATCTAACGTTAGTACTGTAAGAACAAACTTATCACCCCATAATAAACTCATTATTCAAACCATAatgatgttgctgaagaaacaaatctttttgacgttaactacgacTTACGGCCATATACTGGGTGTcagttgaaaatctaaaatgttgcgactgtcacgaaattatgtaagattttgaatggtaataactcagccatttatcagtagattttcaatattttcccaccaatcggtcggaaatttatacaacattttattcaaatggataaaacttttgatttttgacgatagactgtcgaaaattggaaaaatgtcgacccctttcttacgcaaccaaactcgttcatattgtcttccacgattcttttgggttgggaagcgcactataaaagcagaccattTTCAGCTtattcgctcattcttcttttgatgttaactacatcttacggcaatatactgggtgtcaattaaaaatctaaaatgttgggaccgtcacgatattatgttagagtttgcactaaaggaaggctgcaactatgaaaatcgactaaaattcaaatgcaaaaaaccacttggcgtagttaacgtcatgcggtcgtgtcttgtacacaaccccctctgattttttttagataattttgTTTGGGGTTTTTGTAAATGTTTGCAGGGTTATAATCCCGTGTGAAGCTAAATAATACCAAACTAATTCATGGATATCTCTTCTccaatccgtcggattgaattgctctcttcagcaaattcctttattatggtttgaataaTAAGTTTTCACTATGAGACGATGAATTTGTACTAagtacttacattccagtactaacgtgtttggaacattttccaaaatttctccaaagtattttccagataaacctacatcgtctttgggctgCCTTTAAATccccacctagaaagctgaaaatttcacagaacactattgttATGATAAGGATGGTATGGAAGATACGGAAGAttggattttaatttattttaattttggatCGCCCTACTCATTTATTacactttttgaatttttagcgaTTAATTGAatcttagtacctccactattcgAACATTTACCCTaccgatataaaaaaaaattacattagaacgaagaaaaaaataactgCGGATTGCAATGATGGACTCCATATTTAAGCAGTATCAAGAAAGTCATCAATCATTGCATGGAACTAGCTTTGAAGCGAAGATATGGTGCATTTATTTACATAACATTACTTTAGAAACAATTTAATTCCAGTAAACCTAATCCTAAACGCATAAACATTCAATGACGCCAATTTCCACCGTATATAGCCAATTGTTGTCGCACCAGAGCATAATCCATGCCATGTCGCTTGCGCAGATGCTTAACCAGTCTCTTCTTCTCTTCAAACACTTTATTGGTGCAAAACGGGCACTTCCAGTCCTGCGAAGAGACCGGCGTTTTGGCTCGTTCCAGTTCTTGTCTTCTCCTCGGTTTTGCAGCTTTCGCTGTTGGTGCTGGTGGATCTGTTTCAACCGTCGTCGCAACATTTGCTGATGATGCGGATGCGCTTTGTTCAGCACCATTGGCTCGCTGACTTTGCTTGGGCTTTTGCTGTGGCTGTTTTTTCGTTTTGGGTTGATCCGCCAGTTTCGGAGATTTTGTCGGTGGCGCTGTTTGGTCTTtcatttccattttcgcatcgGATTTCCGTTTTGGCGGCTTAGAGCGTTGTTGTGGTTCCTCTAGTTTTGCGATTGCTACATCAGATCTTCGTGTTACTCGCGTAGGTTCTTTGAGTGAGTCGTTTTCTTTTGGTTTGCTCTTGATTGTCGCTTCTCTTGATTCTGGTTTCTTTTTATCGGTTGGCGTATCGGCAGGTTTTTGTTCGATCACGGCTGATCTTCGAGTGACGCGAACAACTTGTTCTTTTGgagtttctagaggaacttTTTTAGATTCGATATCTGGCGAGTCCGGGTCCGATTTAACGGTGATGACCTTCGGTACAGGGAATCCAACGGTGTTCTGGAACTTGAGCGGAACCTTTCGAACGCGTGATGATCGTGGGGAAGGGGGCATGCTTGATTCCGGAACTGAATCAGGTGCTGATGGTGTGCCAATATTGTTGGTGTTCTTTTGTTCCGGTGTCGAAAGAGCTTTTGATGGTTTGGGTTTTGGAATAATTGGAAGAAGGGATGGTATAGCAGGAAGTTTTGACAGGACGACCGCTAAATGACCACGATCGGGGCGTGTGTTATTAGAGACATCTTTATCTTTCGTTTGCGAGAGTGGTTTTATAGATTTGGGTTCGGGTACAGGTGAAGCAGCAGAAGATTTAGCAACGGTTTTGGTAGAACTGGAAGGCACATCAGGGACAGAGGGAGTATCAGAAGTACTGTTTTCCTTCTGTTTTGGTGCATCTACGGGAGCTTTCGGTTTAGGAACCGGCGATGGTGTGGAATGTTTTATCGTTAGTGTTTTTTGAACTTTAGGTTGCGCTTGCGGCGAAGATGtttgtttctccaaatttgatgAAGCGGTTGAGAGCGGTTTCGGGATTGTGGATTTATTAGAAGTATTGGGCGAATATGTTGCGGACTGAGGCAGTTTAGCTCTATGAATCAAACTAGAAAACACCCCTGGTAGTCTAACTGCACGATTGAACGATTTAGGAAGCATTCGAGCCATATGTGACTTgggattatttttttcgaatgtgTTCCATATCCTGTGAACGGGAAAGCGTCCGCTTGTTATCCCTCTCGTCAATGTACTGACAGGTTTAAGAGAAGATTTTTGATTGACAAGAGCCTTAGCGGTATCTGATGGTAGTAGCTTTACAGCCTGCAGAACATTTGGAGGGttcgttttatttttatcaGACCCGTGCATCATTTGGTGTAAAGGTCTGGGTCTAATGACATTATTAGGCGAGTCATGATAATTGTCATTAGTGATCTTTTCAGATGAAGTTTCAGTACTCGGTTCCTCTTCTTTTATGGTCACATCTTGCGATGTTTCTGGATTTGTATTGACGGGTTGACTTTCGTTGGTATCGTCATTCTCAGACGAATCCGGTTGAACACGAATCAAGGTGACCGGAACAACCCGATCGTTGAGTTGAACTCCTTCTGGTGCAAGGGAGTCTTCCGAGTCCGATGGAGTTTTCTGTTCGTTATCTGCACTTGCAAGAGGATCGCCGATAGTGACACCCTCGGTTATTGGCCTGCGATATGGAACCGGATAGAAAGTATCTTGTACACGTTGTGCACGAAGCGGTTGATTCCTTTCGATGGTTGCTTGTCGGCGCTGATATCTTTCAACGTTTTCTATGCGTTGAACTTCTAGGAGTGGATCGTCTCTTTGTTCTGTAACAGGTGCACTTTGAACAGAACTTGGCGGTGTTGAATTTACTGGACGAATCGGTGTTACCTTTTGGGTAGGTCTGTTTTGTACTACTACAGTGGTTTTCGTTCGCACAAAGCTATTCTGTCTCGGTGCTGTAGGTATAACGTGTGAAGATGTAGAATTTATTGGGGGCAATGGAATGCCTCTAAGTGATTTATCATTCTGTTGAACAAGTTTGCGGAAATTGACGTATTCATGCACTTTGTTGTAGCAGCCGGTACAAATCGAGGAAGGAAAATCACTTTCAACGGAAATCTGTGGAGAAAGAGACGAATGTTAGGGATTTATCTACGATTTTCTGTGTTACATTAATAGACTATTGGTAAGATTTTCAGTACGTGACTGGTTCATCTACAGTTTAATATCTTATGGAGACTATGcacaagaaaagtaatcgcctacaCTGCCCCTATTTGCACAACAGTCCCATGTTGGAAAACGACAAACTGAGAAAAAGACGATTGAAATGTGGGAACAATTTCGCTCTATTTTGAGCCTCTGTTTGgccgaaaatgtgttttatttcgaCAAATCCCTATTGATTGAGTAAACGAACAAGcctaataaatttaatttaaaataatatggaaatttacctaaaaaatgtacaaaaatcaTAGTGAGACTGTTCTGCGAAttatatacaatataatatactgTAGTAGCTTTATCTATATCGCGAGACTTCGAACAAACTTCGATATATTTGCATACCAGTGCCATTTTTGGTCAGAATTACTCTAGCGCATTTGATGTCTGTATCGGAGCTGTGTATTTCAGCCCAGAACAGGCTATGGCCACCGCAACAATTGAAGATCATCTCGATTCTATTCGTGTCGTCTCTGATAGCTTATCGGCGTCTGATATCAGTATCCTTTTTGGAGATTACAATCAGCCAAATTTAGTTTGAACCAGAGCTTCTCAGGGGTTTGCTTACCCTGACCCTGTTGAAACTCGCTTTTCCGTGGCATGCTCGGCTCTCATAGATGGAATGGCTCTTTTAGACATGAAGCAGCTGAATATGATAAAAAACTCAATACTCTGGATCTGGCGTTCATAGCTGGCGATAAATATGCGTCTTGTAAAATACTTCCAGCTCCTGCGCCGTTAGTTAAAGTTGATGCATTTCATCCACCTTTTATTTCTCTGTTAGACTGCTCGCCTCCTGTGCGATTCGATGAACCTGACAACAAAGGGGAGTTCAACTTTCGAAAGGCTGATTTCCAAGCTCTGAATTTAGCACTGACTGACTGGTCTCCACTACAAACTATCCATGATTTGGATGTAGCTGTAGCCACTTTCACTAGAATACTTATCGATATGTTTCGCAACTACATTCCTGTTTTTAGGCCCCGCCCTCAACCGCCATGGTCCAATAGCCATCTTCGTCTTTTAAGGCGAAAACGTGCTGCTGCTCTGCGGCGTTATTCAAACAATGACCAAACGAAACTATCATTTGTGTCAGCTAGCAATAAATATAAATTACTTAATCGAAAACTTTATAACAGTCACGTCAGAAGAACGCAATCAAACTTGAAGCGGAATCCTCGACAATTTTGGTCATTTGTCAACAGCAAACGGAAGCAAAGTGGTCTTCCACGCGGCATGTTTCTGGGATCGCAAGAGGCAAATTCCTTGCAAGTGAGCTGCAACCTTTTTGTTAAACATTTCGCTGAGGCTTTCCAGCAAAATCTTATAGATGCCGAAATGGTCCATGAAGCACTAAGAAACGTTCCTACTTATGTAGTTTCcctgaactttcaagaattttccgATGAGGATATTCTCACCAAAGACAAATtgaagacctccatgtcccttgcagtagcccaaaattttatggctcataaggtaatctagaatgccgtgaaaagtgtactgcgatctgtcaaacttgggtaccttttgcactaccgagggactaaatgcagtactagaagtgataCCCAATCtaagcccgagtgggacggacctgttcTCAACAAACTGAAACCGTCAACTTCAGCTGGGCCGGATGGAATTCCCCCTATCATTCTAAAACAATGTGCTACCTCGTTGTGCCAGCCTCTCCGCATCATTTGCAATAAATCTATagggcggcatccatttattacgtaacgctaaaattgaaaattttcgaccccctccccccccccccctccgtaacgctttttgtatggaaattttaaaatttttgtatgagtcgtaacgttTGAGcatacccccccccccttcgagcgttacgtaatttgtggacgccgCCTAGCTATAGGAAAGTTCCCTGAAAGTTGGGAGCTTTCAGTCATGTTCCCGGCCTTCAAAAAGGGTGACAATTTTTCTTATTAGAGTCATGTGTAACGTTTTCAATAGTGTCgtcagtgtttttgattttaatgtaTCCGTAGATGTTTTTATGAGAAgagttaaacatttttttattagatCTTAGTGTTTCTGAATGTTCATGTAGACTAAGCTGTCAGATGGactatataataataataataataataataataataataataatgataataataataataataaacagaAGGTTTCATGGTAGCCATCCAGGACCGGGTAATTGCGACGAAGAACTATCGGCACTACATATTGCACGAAGACGTGGAGGACCGCTGTAGGAAGTGCAATTCAGTAGGGGAGACTATCGAGCATGTCGTTGCCGGCTGTTCAGTACTAGCTGGATCAGCCTACCTCGATCGTCACAACGAAGTTGCCAAGATTGTGCATCAACAGCTTGCCCTTAAGCACAACTTGATGGATCGATTTGTGCCCTACTACAAGTACCTGCCTGACCCGGTTCTGGAAAATAGTTGCATAAAGCTGTACTGGGATCGCGAGATCATAACGGACGTCCTCATCCGTGCCAACCGCCCCGACATTGTAGTCTAATACAAAAGGATGAAACGAGTTACACTCATCGACATCGCTGTACCGCTGGACCACAATGTCCAATCAACGTTCTCTAACAAGATAGCGAAGTACCACGACTTGGCGGAGGAGTTGAAGCAGATGTGGCACCTAGAGGACGTCCGTATAGTTCCGGTAGTCCTCTCAGCGACCGGAATTGTCCCGAAATCTCTCCTAAGGTCCCTAgacgagctggaattgaagaagggcctacacagcatccaaaaagcggtgattcttggaacctgcagcatagttagacggttcctgaaccaccacaactgagaagctcatccagcAGACTCATAAGGATAAGTTAAACCGACCAATGAGATCCACAGAGCCTAATCCCCTTTGGCATACAGATTGCCCGGGGTAGGTGAAAGTTTCcagcattttttgctgagaagtgccaaaactctataataataataataataattatgttCATGGTCTCGTTCGACAGCTACTATTAAAACACTGGTTGTTACATTTGCTATTCATGTTCTTCGGCAGTAAAAATTGAGTTATTATAGtacaagacggggttggtggtccaatggctaccgcttctgcttcataagcggaaggtcatgggatCAATCCTAGGCCCGtctctttcctcgtactttgtagttgtatctttcccTTACTTCTttctaccactcttaatatatcacagttgatgtatctaccacagttcatagcatttgctagaacccgagacggacagaaataaaccgtttccctacgctttcattcgttcatcattatagcatgccttcctttacgcctgatacatagacagtctgctaaccaaaccagcaaacctctctgtcataaaaattaccccaccctttcacccttcccgcatgaactggcgttgacgcagtgtatatacggtcaaccgtgggagccagttgaaatgcatcatcaattccttccccttcccctcattggtctgcattctgacgtggcaggcaccattgttgcctaaaaatagaagatcaccagcacttatacactgttaatcccaagcagtcatctggttgattccttgtgtaagtgcagctgatctggcgatactggagtagcagccacgggcggccaatcaagctcaagctcaagctcaagtaaaaaattgagttattatagtacagtaaactctccataactcgatattaaaacgaccatcgagttatagaacacaaacaCAGAGCAACTGTGGTTCATGGGACCACCGATATATCCAGGACGAACCTCCCACATTTACTAtgattctataactcgatatagagatacgaaatattgaatttacggagagttgactgtatgtcCATGGATAAAAGAAAATCATCGGATtaagtgatttttcaaaatacctaatgatgtggaatgCGCTTACAGCGATTCTACTCCATTACCCTTAATGCCATTATCCCATATGCCTCTACCCCGAATGATATTGGAGACCCATGATATTGGAACTCGGGGTAAtgttattcggggaaatgaaatTCGGGTTGATGGCATTcgaggtaatggggtagaatcgcttACAGCTATTAACATCATGAAAGACCCTTAATATCATCATTTGGATAAAGCGGAAGTAGAATCCAATGGAATGGATGtgttatttcatttcattttttgtttctcatttatttttattagacgaagggggggggggggggctcgTACCACCCAAATGGTTACGGACATAAAAGAAGATTATTGGAAAATGGGAGTGAGCCAAAGAACGAACTACTTTGGTTGAAGATTGAAACGAATAAGAAAGAGTTTATTCACGACGcagtaaaattcaaaaaagcatAGCCTACTATGGTGGTGGATACAATTCAAATTGCGTTAGGGGATTGCTTGACATGTCGCACTCTAACACTCCTCCTCGACCTTGGTCGGCAATAACCCTAACTGTTCTGCTAAGattttattctacaatgttgCAGTGGTTTTGTCAAGATTTCTGCAAGCATTTGGCTATATTTTAAAGATTGCGAACCGATTTAACCTGGACCGTGCTAGGGGATCGAAGATCCCATTGGATACCGGCTACTACCCTATCAGAGCAGGTAGTAAGGCGATGTCCGATAACAAGCAATACCAGTGCTTAATCGGAGCGTTACTTTACTTGGCTGTTAATACGCGGCCAGATGTTGCAGCTAGCGTTGCAATTCTCAGCCGTAGAGTTTGCGCCCCAACAGAAGCCAGGTGAACCGATAACCtgtaaggggcggtccattaattacgtaagacaattttcagggtttttcaacccccctccctccatggtaagattttttgtatgaaaattaaaaataaattgtatggcacgtaagaaatctcaaacccccgcttcccccataaacccttacgtaattaatgccAGACGCTtatgtttaggccaaaaacacaagtttattcaattttttaatgttttccgttggtttaagtccaaaaaacattgtttcatgtttctttagattttgtcacaccccttggcttaaactcaaattttgggtatattttgttttccgtgtcctttcctaaatgtcagataggaacaaccccagtgtttaAACTAAaatccctgtggtgtttttgtcgactgagcgaacgtcaaacatgatcaaaagtgtcaaggttcatttatagacccaatttttaaattaaagtttaagcaTGATACAGTCGTTATTTTAGCggcaaaaaatgctaaagtagttgcagtaacatgctctttcgtgttattaaataaaaaaaaagttttcatcaaacattttaggacccaattggtgGACAAACGAGGAAGTCGACGATTTAAAGTTTACATTACCGCTTTGAAGATCCAATAAAATTATTCTAATTTAGTATTATCAAACATGTGTTGTGTCGCCGCTATATTTTAAAACCCCACTTGAAATCGCTGTTTCCCGTATGTGCCAGCAAGAGGGGGGTATTTTTTACCCATTTTTGTAAAAACCATGAGGGGTACATTTTACCCATTTTCTGAAGTTCGTACcaaatactctttaatgagtaaatgGGCAATACCCATTCgggactacgaagctgctgatgttttcttagGTTTTCTTTGAGAAAAACAAgcagagatatattttttgctttttttttcacgcacacgatgacagttccttacgaggttttccataagtgcgagtgctttgtaaatctctttttgtttcgtagtcgcgaattaAATGAGTTAAACCACTTTTCTTTAAAATGGGTACGAAAGTACCCCACGGAAAAAACAGTTTACCTAGcccccgagatgaactagccaagggctaaaaatctcgttaataaagataaaaaaaaagtttacctaatttttgagttgactttacccaaaaataagtatatcgattattctctcaacccaaaatctctcggtattctctctcttcCCCACCAATGTTATCGTAAACTGCTGCACCTACCTAATGGGGatagtttggcccaataagccaaatttgagtaaatgcattattctcaaacttgggttgaatgaactcaattttgcgttgaatcaaaccaaatttaacagttcagtcgtcgcgctgttgtattttgtacaacagtgctgaaaaaaccccgcttatcgtacacagcatcagcgtggtgcttCAGCCGGTggcaaaccacgcgacgactgaaaggttaagtaaatttttcttaTGGCTTCAAAGGCAAAGGAAAtggaggccttggaaatttagccaaatttgggttattgggctcaactacggttttGTGTTGAAACAACTCAGATTTGAGTAAATCCGCGTTGCCGTGCatgaaaaatattggaaattgaaacttaGCGTGTATAAGGTGTTTCCGTGTTGCAGCGTTGAAAGCCGCTGCAAACAGATATACATACGTGAACGCGATCCAATCACAAACCAAAACACCTTTAATTCACCACTCTGATCACCTCCAAAATTTAATAACAAACTCAAACTCACCATTATCTCGGTGCAGCCAAAAATCTTATCAATCAAATCCGGCTCGATGAGCGTTTGGTCCCCGGTGAAGATCGGTTCCAAGTCCTGCTTCTGGAAGCAGAGCCTACAATACTGCAGACTGGGAGGCACCTTCCGTGGTCCGACGATACCGACCGAGCTGTTGGTCGATTCCGTTTGGACGCCTTTACTGTATCGGATCCGCGGCGGCGGcggctgctgttgctgttgtgtcCTCGATGACGGTGGAGGATGAGCCGCATTGTGCCTAGATCCCATCAGCATAGCATTGTGGCGCAATTGTTCCGTTTCGGTCATACCCGCCGGCAATGTCATGGGCCACCGGTCGGTCAGTGGAGGCAAAGCCGACATGTTCAGCGGGGGCATATTGAGATGCGGAACTACGCCCTTCTTGACGAGCAGTTGCCGTTTGTAGCCCGGCGGAGCCGAAATAAACTCTTGGAAATCCTTAAAATCATCCGGAATCTGAAAGTGGGAAAGTAAATGTTAGCAGTtgactattttcaaaaaatcggcAGGGCACCGTTAGTGGAGCACATACAGTGACTCCAATTTATATTCGGCCAGTGTTTTCACATCAAGatggcaa is a genomic window containing:
- the LOC5580281 gene encoding uncharacterized protein LOC5580281 gives rise to the protein MSLDETKMEPLPTVAAVTSQVEPQQDTVPVQPTPPAVGVRIRPKICDVRNCDANSLRNPDLLFVCVPGHSYPERRFVWLTLMQAVRDKKRSYCCSRHFKIPDDFKDFQEFISAPPGYKRQLLVKKGVVPHLNMPPLNMSALPPLTDRWPMTLPAGMTETEQLRHNAMLMGSRHNAAHPPPSSRTQQQQQPPPPRIRYSKGVQTESTNSSVGIVGPRKVPPSLQYCRLCFQKQDLEPIFTGDQTLIEPDLIDKIFGCTEIMISVESDFPSSICTGCYNKVHEYVNFRKLVQQNDKSLRGIPLPPINSTSSHVIPTAPRQNSFVRTKTTVVVQNRPTQKVTPIRPVNSTPPSSVQSAPVTEQRDDPLLEVQRIENVERYQRRQATIERNQPLRAQRVQDTFYPVPYRRPITEGVTIGDPLASADNEQKTPSDSEDSLAPEGVQLNDRVVPVTLIRVQPDSSENDDTNESQPVNTNPETSQDVTIKEEEPSTETSSEKITNDNYHDSPNNVIRPRPLHQMMHGSDKNKTNPPNVLQAVKLLPSDTAKALVNQKSSLKPVSTLTRGITSGRFPVHRIWNTFEKNNPKSHMARMLPKSFNRAVRLPGVFSSLIHRAKLPQSATYSPNTSNKSTIPKPLSTASSNLEKQTSSPQAQPKVQKTLTIKHSTPSPVPKPKAPVDAPKQKENSTSDTPSVPDVPSSSTKTVAKSSAASPVPEPKSIKPLSQTKDKDVSNNTRPDRGHLAVVLSKLPAIPSLLPIIPKPKPSKALSTPEQKNTNNIGTPSAPDSVPESSMPPSPRSSRVRKVPLKFQNTVGFPVPKVITVKSDPDSPDIESKKVPLETPKEQVVRVTRRSAVIEQKPADTPTDKKKPESREATIKSKPKENDSLKEPTRVTRRSDVAIAKLEEPQQRSKPPKRKSDAKMEMKDQTAPPTKSPKLADQPKTKKQPQQKPKQSQRANGAEQSASASSANVATTVETDPPAPTAKAAKPRRRQELERAKTPVSSQDWKCPFCTNKVFEEKKRLVKHLRKRHGMDYALVRQQLAIYGGNWRH